In Amycolatopsis sp. EV170708-02-1, the following are encoded in one genomic region:
- a CDS encoding M23 family metallopeptidase, with product MSRLRRFAVLAAAAVLPALGLTLAGTTQASAAPNFQVPFKCGVTVTAATFSGHSPANSVDFQKSGITGMPVLASAGGTVTRVANEGSTSYGRWVEIDHGGGWRTRYAHLSTQSVSVGQAVSLGKQIGTAGATGGVTGPHLHFEERLNGVAQKAVLNGVAVPYYGHTNFTSKNSCGGNPYEATEVCGSGFSVVDSQGLANGSGTAYLLYNASTKANCVTTLKAVSLGTASPVSAFLEVQGSARVTDSGSFTYYAGPVKKTAASTCVKWGGSVGSNAYESPFEHCD from the coding sequence ATGTCCAGGTTGCGCCGTTTCGCAGTGCTCGCCGCGGCCGCCGTTCTCCCCGCGCTCGGCCTGACCCTCGCCGGCACGACGCAGGCGTCGGCCGCCCCGAACTTCCAGGTCCCCTTCAAATGCGGCGTCACGGTCACGGCGGCGACGTTCAGCGGGCACAGCCCGGCGAACTCGGTCGACTTCCAGAAGTCCGGGATCACCGGGATGCCGGTGCTGGCGTCGGCGGGCGGCACCGTCACCCGCGTCGCCAACGAAGGCAGCACGAGCTACGGGCGCTGGGTCGAGATCGACCACGGTGGCGGCTGGCGTACCCGGTACGCGCACCTTTCGACCCAGTCCGTGTCGGTCGGCCAGGCCGTCAGCCTCGGCAAGCAGATCGGCACGGCCGGCGCGACCGGCGGCGTGACCGGCCCCCACCTGCACTTCGAAGAGCGGCTCAACGGAGTGGCGCAGAAGGCGGTGCTGAACGGGGTCGCGGTGCCGTACTACGGCCACACGAACTTCACCAGCAAGAACTCGTGCGGCGGCAACCCGTACGAGGCCACCGAGGTATGCGGCAGCGGCTTCTCGGTCGTCGACTCGCAGGGACTCGCGAACGGTTCGGGTACGGCGTACCTGCTGTACAACGCTTCGACCAAGGCCAACTGCGTCACCACGCTGAAGGCTGTTTCGCTCGGCACCGCTTCGCCGGTTTCGGCCTTCCTCGAGGTGCAGGGTTCGGCTCGCGTGACCGACTCCGGCAGCTTCACCTACTACGCCGGACCGGTGAAGAAGACGGCCGCCTCGACCTGCGTCAAGTGGGGCGGTTCGGTCGGGTCGAACGCCTACGAGAGCCCGTTCGAGCACTGCGACTGA
- a CDS encoding 1-aminocyclopropane-1-carboxylate deaminase/D-cysteine desulfhydrase: protein MTGLNLRLPSPLTEARDGRLDANGIRLYLKRDDLIHSEFPGNKWRKLKYNLAAATKAGHSKLLTFGGAYSNHVRAVAAAGKHFGFSTVGVIRGEEHRPLNRTLEYAIDCGMTLTYMDRETYRHKDESDVIGRLADEFGPFYLIPEGGSNALALPGCAELIEEITVDFDVICCACGTGGTLAGIASALRGDQRAIGFAVLKGAEFLVDNVRELQEKAFGHDSDNWSIELDYHFGGYAKTRPELKTFIADCERRFGLQLDWIYEAKMMYGLMDLVDRGHFKTGTSIVALIAG, encoded by the coding sequence ATGACCGGCTTGAACCTGCGCCTACCATCGCCTCTTACTGAGGCCCGCGATGGACGTTTAGATGCCAATGGCATTCGCCTCTACCTTAAGCGTGATGACCTGATTCACTCAGAGTTTCCAGGCAACAAGTGGCGCAAATTAAAATATAATCTGGCTGCGGCAACGAAGGCGGGCCACTCCAAACTCTTGACTTTTGGCGGCGCCTACTCGAATCATGTTCGAGCCGTAGCGGCCGCCGGTAAACACTTTGGATTCAGTACCGTTGGCGTCATCAGAGGCGAGGAGCATAGGCCGCTCAACCGCACTCTAGAGTACGCCATCGATTGCGGAATGACGCTGACGTATATGGATCGCGAGACCTATAGACACAAGGATGAATCGGATGTGATCGGGCGCCTAGCTGACGAGTTCGGACCGTTCTACCTCATTCCAGAAGGCGGAAGCAATGCTCTCGCCCTGCCCGGCTGTGCAGAATTGATTGAAGAAATCACGGTAGACTTTGATGTTATCTGCTGCGCCTGCGGCACGGGTGGCACGCTCGCGGGTATCGCTAGCGCGCTGCGAGGAGATCAACGAGCTATTGGGTTTGCAGTTCTCAAAGGTGCCGAATTTCTGGTGGACAACGTTCGAGAACTGCAAGAGAAGGCGTTCGGGCACGATAGCGACAACTGGTCAATTGAACTTGACTATCACTTTGGCGGGTACGCCAAAACAAGGCCGGAGTTAAAGACTTTTATTGCCGACTGTGAGCGACGCTTCGGTCTTCAATTGGACTGGATTTATGAAGCGAAGATGATGTATGGACTAATGGACTTAGTTGATCGTGGTCACTTCAAAACCGGAACGTCCATAGTTGCCCTGATCGCTGGTTGA
- a CDS encoding helix-turn-helix domain-containing protein, which produces MLPGFSNSRGGRGEVQEHRDQVMTPMQLCALVQDYHAGATITALAARFGLTYYATRERLLAEGVTLRRVGPTPLSIPPGMAAAYRNGSTIPELAERHGLSFGVARRMLLAAGVTLRKPGQRLQVSQAAPGSHP; this is translated from the coding sequence ATGCTTCCAGGTTTCAGCAACAGCAGAGGAGGAAGAGGAGAAGTGCAGGAACACCGCGACCAAGTCATGACGCCGATGCAGCTATGCGCACTGGTGCAGGACTACCACGCGGGAGCGACGATTACGGCCCTCGCCGCACGTTTTGGCCTGACCTACTACGCGACACGCGAACGCCTACTCGCCGAAGGCGTCACCCTCCGGCGAGTAGGCCCTACGCCACTCTCCATACCGCCGGGCATGGCCGCCGCCTACCGAAACGGATCGACCATCCCCGAACTTGCCGAGCGACACGGTCTCAGCTTCGGTGTCGCCCGCCGCATGCTCCTCGCCGCAGGAGTCACGCTCCGCAAACCGGGCCAACGACTCCAGGTCAGTCAAGCCGCACCGGGCTCTCACCCATGA
- a CDS encoding Xaa-Pro dipeptidyl-peptidase produces the protein MRVARLAALFTAVLVLPATALPAQADAPPTPVFKDGQAQPVFDPADVIRENVWVTAPVDSDRDGKDDLVHAEVVRPRATQQGMKVPVVYQASPYYAGGNDVANHNVDVELYVPGAKRAPAGPRIATKTVGPNAAPISWRYQDYFTARGFAVVYGESLGSGQSTGCPSSGDVNETIGAKSIVDWLNGRATARDAAGKAAVADWSTGKTGMMGVSYNGTLPNAVASTGVEGLETIVPIAAISSWYDYYRNDGAVVAAGGFQGEDADVLADYVYTRQDRAVCRPLIDGITVDQDRVTGDYSPFWDARNYRNDVNKVRASVLVVHGLGDWNVKTDQGTRWYEMLKARGVEHKIWLHQSGHSDPYSLRRDVWLATLNKWMSHYLYGIDNGIEREPKATIQREDKSWVDEPEWPLPGTQDVRLYPWPGGSSKGKLDTRNPVPGKAAVETLADDASKTIEQLAAAASSGNRLLYSTTEAKQPVRLSGTVKTDLSLSFDKPAANVTAVLLDRAPDGTAKVITRGWTDPQNRRDPARTDPITPGENYKVEVELVAKDYLLAAGHKIEFLVASSDHDYTLRPKPGAAVSVELNRSSLVLPVAGGKPALRAAFG, from the coding sequence GTGAGAGTCGCCAGGCTCGCCGCCCTGTTCACCGCCGTCCTGGTCCTTCCGGCGACGGCGTTGCCCGCCCAAGCCGACGCGCCGCCAACGCCGGTCTTCAAGGACGGCCAAGCGCAGCCGGTGTTCGACCCGGCGGACGTCATCCGGGAGAACGTCTGGGTCACCGCACCGGTCGACAGCGACCGCGACGGCAAGGACGACCTCGTGCACGCGGAGGTCGTGCGGCCCCGCGCGACGCAGCAGGGCATGAAGGTCCCGGTCGTCTACCAGGCTAGCCCGTACTACGCGGGCGGCAACGACGTCGCGAACCACAACGTCGACGTCGAGCTGTACGTGCCCGGCGCGAAGCGCGCCCCGGCCGGCCCGCGGATCGCCACGAAGACCGTCGGCCCGAACGCGGCACCGATCAGCTGGCGTTACCAGGACTACTTCACCGCCCGCGGCTTCGCCGTGGTCTACGGGGAGTCGCTCGGCAGCGGCCAGTCCACCGGCTGCCCGAGCAGCGGCGACGTCAACGAGACCATCGGCGCGAAGTCCATTGTGGACTGGTTGAACGGCCGCGCGACGGCGCGGGACGCGGCGGGCAAGGCCGCGGTCGCGGACTGGAGCACCGGCAAGACCGGCATGATGGGCGTGTCCTACAACGGGACACTGCCCAACGCGGTGGCCAGCACGGGTGTCGAAGGCCTGGAGACGATCGTCCCGATCGCGGCGATCTCCAGCTGGTACGACTACTACCGCAACGACGGCGCCGTCGTCGCGGCCGGCGGATTCCAGGGCGAAGACGCGGACGTACTCGCGGATTACGTCTACACGCGCCAGGATCGCGCCGTCTGCCGTCCGCTGATCGACGGCATCACGGTCGACCAGGACCGGGTGACCGGTGACTACAGCCCCTTCTGGGACGCGCGGAACTACCGCAACGACGTGAACAAGGTGCGCGCCTCGGTGCTCGTGGTGCACGGCCTCGGCGACTGGAACGTCAAGACCGACCAAGGCACCCGCTGGTACGAGATGCTCAAGGCGCGCGGTGTCGAGCACAAGATCTGGCTGCACCAGTCCGGGCACTCCGATCCGTACAGCCTCCGCCGCGACGTCTGGCTCGCCACGCTGAACAAGTGGATGTCGCACTACCTCTACGGCATCGACAACGGCATCGAGCGTGAGCCGAAGGCCACCATCCAGCGCGAGGACAAGTCGTGGGTGGACGAGCCGGAGTGGCCGCTGCCCGGCACCCAGGACGTCAGGCTCTACCCGTGGCCCGGCGGTTCCTCGAAGGGCAAGCTCGACACGCGCAACCCCGTTCCGGGCAAGGCGGCCGTCGAGACGCTGGCGGACGACGCGAGCAAGACGATCGAACAGCTGGCGGCCGCCGCGTCGTCGGGCAACCGCCTGCTGTACTCGACCACCGAGGCGAAGCAGCCCGTGCGGCTTTCCGGAACCGTGAAGACCGACCTGTCGCTGTCCTTCGACAAGCCGGCCGCGAACGTGACCGCGGTGCTCCTCGACCGCGCCCCGGACGGGACGGCGAAGGTGATCACGCGGGGCTGGACCGACCCGCAGAACCGGCGCGACCCCGCCCGCACCGACCCGATCACCCCCGGCGAGAACTACAAGGTCGAGGTGGAACTGGTCGCCAAGGACTACCTGCTCGCGGCCGGGCACAAGATCGAGTTCCTGGTGGCCTCCAGCGATCACGACTACACGCTCCGCCCGAAGCCGGGCGCCGCTGTCTCGGTCGAGCTGAACCGCTCTTCGCTGGTGCTGCCGGTGGCGGGTGGCAAGCCCGCGCTGCGTGCCGCCTTCGGCTGA
- a CDS encoding helix-turn-helix domain-containing protein: protein MSPAACSSPQESRSANRANDSRSVKPHRALTHDGYRARSERRSGDDCRTPTPIRRRRYHREPGLAVFPQLPQGPHAALRCRCDLAATEDPTPTHTAGLVNVYHDGRSIRQLADKHRMTYSQTRRVLLAAGVRLRSRGAPPALPAAKPRDVYPN, encoded by the coding sequence GTGTCGCCCGCCGCATGCTCCTCGCCGCAGGAGTCACGCTCCGCAAACCGGGCCAACGACTCCAGGTCAGTCAAGCCGCACCGGGCTCTCACCCATGACGGCTACCGGGCCAGGTCAGAACGTCGCTCAGGCGACGATTGCCGAACTCCTACGCCGATACGCCGACGGCGATACCATCGAGAGCCTGGCCTTGCGGTATTCCCTCAGCTACCGCAAGGCCCGCACGCTGCTCTTAGATGCCGGTGTGACCTTGCGGCCACCGAAGATCCAACTCCCACCCACACCGCCGGGCTGGTCAACGTCTATCACGACGGCCGATCGATCCGGCAACTGGCCGACAAGCACCGCATGACCTACAGCCAGACCCGTCGAGTCCTCCTCGCTGCGGGCGTTCGACTCCGCTCACGCGGAGCTCCGCCCGCCCTGCCCGCCGCCAAGCCGAGAGACGTCTACCCGAACTAG